The Hydra vulgaris chromosome 11, alternate assembly HydraT2T_AEP genome contains a region encoding:
- the LOC136086858 gene encoding MDS1 and EVI1 complex locus protein EVI1-B-like, protein MMRDDEDCGLAVVLACPSCTRSFKRGYKYCFHVKNCAESKCGNVFTNNIQLKKHYVKHKESIRCDVCLRFFSGQQALKRHKTSLHDNVKFDCSVCKKHFSTQGNMLRHKKMHTS, encoded by the coding sequence ATGATGCGCGACGATGAAGATTGCGGTTTAGCAGTGGTGCTTGCATGTCCTTCTTGTACCCGGTCATTTAAGAGAggatataaatattgttttcatgtaaaaaattgcGCAGAAAGCAAATGTGGTAATGTTTTTACCAATAATATTCAACTGAAAAAGCATTATGTGAAACACAAAGAATCAATTCGTTGCGATGTTTGCCTAAGGTTTTTCTCTGGACAGCAAGCTCTTAAAAGACATAAGACATCATTACACGACAATGTTAAATTTGATTGCAGCGTTTGTAAGAAACATTTTTCGACACAAGGGAACATGTTAAGACACAAAAAAATGCATACATCTTaa